A section of the Solitalea canadensis DSM 3403 genome encodes:
- a CDS encoding RagB/SusD family nutrient uptake outer membrane protein, whose translation MKTHIYTLLLSILLIGGCKKADDFLTTQPTDRILDKDYWKSEANVKIFAWDFYPTYFIGYASGYTFGDYFSGETLNDDFAPTTPAKFPYTTAPAAQSSSNWAFTNITRANIMLENVRKVPMPQEAIGHWSGIARFFRAMEYAKRVRLNGDCPFYNKELKENDIALLYKPRDPRTLVMDSVLADFNYAAANVRVKDETTGPQRLVVDRWVVLAYMSRIFLYEGTWQKYQEGNMTKATEYLQAAKWAANEVMTKGGFSIAPDYRKMFNSLDLNGNTEMIMYRSYVAGKTTHSLNTYNNAEAQSGASKNAMESYLCSDGLPVSLSPLYQGDKTITNVMANRDPRMSATFVNEIRLNKVVFNYSTTGYACHKFLNEEIKNTTEGFTNLNTTDAPVIRLGEILLNYAEACSELDVLTQDDLNKSINKLRKRSGVNLPDLQVVGTQAMVNGVAYDDPKRDPSVSSILWEIRRERRTELMFEGFRNNDLKRWKKYEYLDTKANIDINRGAWVRKSDYPADKQPSVTLDGGTEGYIIPAPSATNQRVFDNQRVYLSPLPLDQITLYKANGYELKQNPGW comes from the coding sequence ATGAAAACGCATATATATACATTACTCCTATCCATTTTATTAATAGGTGGGTGTAAAAAAGCAGATGATTTTTTAACAACTCAGCCAACTGACAGGATCCTTGATAAGGATTATTGGAAAAGTGAGGCTAATGTAAAGATATTCGCATGGGATTTTTATCCCACCTACTTTATTGGATACGCAAGTGGATATACTTTTGGTGATTATTTCTCTGGAGAAACGCTTAATGATGATTTTGCTCCAACAACGCCAGCTAAGTTTCCTTACACAACGGCACCCGCTGCACAGTCTTCATCAAATTGGGCTTTTACGAATATTACCAGAGCTAACATAATGCTTGAAAATGTTAGAAAAGTGCCAATGCCTCAGGAAGCAATTGGTCATTGGTCAGGTATTGCACGCTTTTTCAGAGCAATGGAATATGCAAAAAGGGTGAGACTAAACGGCGATTGTCCTTTTTATAATAAAGAACTTAAAGAAAATGATATTGCGCTGCTTTATAAACCTCGTGATCCAAGAACATTGGTGATGGATAGTGTGTTAGCAGATTTTAACTATGCGGCTGCTAATGTCAGAGTTAAAGATGAAACTACCGGACCTCAGCGATTAGTGGTTGACAGATGGGTGGTTTTAGCTTACATGTCAAGAATCTTCTTGTATGAAGGAACATGGCAGAAATACCAGGAGGGTAATATGACTAAAGCCACAGAATACTTGCAAGCTGCAAAATGGGCGGCTAATGAGGTAATGACAAAAGGCGGATTTAGTATTGCACCTGATTACCGTAAAATGTTTAACTCACTTGATCTTAACGGAAATACTGAAATGATCATGTATAGGAGTTATGTAGCTGGGAAAACTACCCATAGTTTAAATACTTATAATAATGCAGAAGCTCAAAGCGGTGCATCAAAAAATGCAATGGAATCATATTTGTGTTCAGATGGATTGCCGGTTTCGTTATCGCCTTTATATCAGGGAGATAAAACAATTACTAATGTGATGGCTAACAGAGACCCTCGTATGAGTGCTACCTTTGTTAATGAGATACGATTAAATAAAGTGGTTTTTAATTATTCTACTACGGGTTATGCATGTCATAAGTTCCTTAATGAAGAAATTAAAAATACTACAGAAGGTTTTACTAATTTAAATACAACAGATGCCCCTGTAATTCGCTTAGGTGAAATACTGTTAAATTATGCTGAAGCTTGTTCAGAATTAGATGTATTAACACAAGATGATCTGAATAAGTCTATCAATAAATTAAGAAAAAGATCCGGTGTTAATCTGCCTGACCTTCAAGTTGTAGGTACACAGGCTATGGTAAATGGTGTAGCCTATGATGATCCTAAAAGAGATCCTTCTGTATCTTCAATTCTTTGGGAAATCCGTCGTGAACGTCGTACAGAGCTGATGTTTGAAGGCTTCCGTAACAATGATTTGAAGAGATGGAAAAAGTATGAATACCTTGATACAAAAGCCAATATCGATATAAACAGGGGAGCTTGGGTACGGAAATCAGATTATCCTGCAGATAAACAACCATCTGTTACCCTTGATGGAGGAACTGAAGGTTATATAATTCCGGCTCCAAGTGCTACCAATCAACGCGTTTTTGATAATCAAAGGGTGTATTTATCACCGCTACCTCTTGACCAGATCACTTTATATAAAGCGAATGGTTATGAGTTAAAACAAAATCCCGGCTGGTAG
- a CDS encoding exo-beta-N-acetylmuramidase NamZ family protein, whose amino-acid sequence MKRPFILLFMLVIGFSLSYGQQKKIITGADQTSLYLSYLKDKRIGMVVNNTSVIGKTSSVDSLHSLGINIVKIFGPEHGFRGNASAGIHVDDEVDAKTGIKVISLYGKESKPSPESLSDIDLMIFDIQDVGARFYTYTITLHKIMEACAENDKELLILDRPNPNGYLIDGPILDLNYKSGIGIHPVPIAHGMTVGEYAQMINGEGWLANGVKCKLKIIPVANYKHDMQYTLPIPPSPNLNTQQSILLYPSTCLFEGTVINLGRGTKFPFTVLGNPLLKDTYFFSFTPKSIKGMAETPLFQDVECYGLDLREYDIEKLIKTKKINLQWMIEFYKAYPDKAKFFDYTQSKEMGDINKLAGTALFKQQIIEGKSEAEIRKSWEPGLSQYKKMHKQYLLYK is encoded by the coding sequence ATGAAACGCCCGTTTATCCTATTGTTCATGTTGGTCATTGGTTTTTCGTTAAGCTATGGTCAGCAGAAAAAAATCATTACAGGAGCAGATCAAACCTCCCTTTACCTCTCTTATTTAAAAGATAAGCGAATTGGAATGGTGGTCAATAACACATCTGTTATTGGTAAAACTTCCAGTGTTGATAGTCTTCATTCGCTTGGTATTAACATCGTAAAAATCTTCGGCCCGGAACACGGCTTTAGAGGAAACGCAAGCGCAGGAATTCACGTTGATGACGAAGTTGATGCTAAAACAGGTATTAAAGTAATTTCTTTATACGGTAAAGAAAGTAAACCTTCTCCAGAGAGTCTTTCCGATATCGATTTAATGATCTTTGATATACAGGATGTAGGAGCTCGCTTTTATACCTATACCATCACGCTACACAAAATAATGGAGGCCTGTGCAGAGAATGATAAGGAGCTACTGATCCTTGACAGACCGAATCCTAATGGTTACTTAATTGACGGCCCGATCCTGGACTTAAATTATAAATCTGGTATAGGCATTCATCCGGTACCGATTGCTCACGGAATGACAGTAGGTGAGTATGCCCAAATGATTAACGGAGAAGGATGGCTGGCAAACGGAGTAAAATGTAAACTCAAAATTATTCCGGTGGCTAATTATAAGCATGATATGCAGTATACATTGCCTATTCCTCCATCCCCTAATCTTAATACTCAGCAATCCATATTACTATACCCTTCCACTTGTTTGTTTGAAGGAACTGTTATTAATCTGGGCAGAGGTACCAAATTCCCATTTACTGTTTTAGGAAACCCGTTGCTAAAAGATACTTACTTTTTTTCGTTTACTCCTAAAAGTATAAAAGGAATGGCTGAAACACCTTTGTTTCAGGATGTTGAATGCTATGGTCTCGATTTAAGGGAGTATGATATCGAGAAACTTATCAAAACTAAAAAGATCAACCTTCAGTGGATGATCGAGTTTTATAAGGCCTATCCCGACAAAGCGAAATTCTTTGATTACACCCAAAGTAAAGAAATGGGTGACATTAATAAGCTGGCTGGAACAGCCTTGTTTAAGCAGCAAATCATCGAAGGAAAATCAGAGGCCGAAATTCGTAAGAGTTGGGAACCAGGATTAAGTCAATACAAGAAAATGCATAAGCAGTACTTGCTGTATAAATAA
- a CDS encoding polysaccharide deacetylase family protein, giving the protein MQTALRRQKCKASFFFTGRFYRNPEFGSLVKRLKANGHYLGSHSDAHLLYCDWKKRDSLLVSKEQFIADLNKSFATMDSLGIDKNKALYYLPPYEWYNKTIANWTHEQGLTLINFSPGTRSAADYTWPQLGKQYQTADKIYKSIMDKEKVDGLNGFILLLHVGTDSRRTDKFYDLLEKLILELKNKNYQFVCIDELLN; this is encoded by the coding sequence ATTCAAACAGCTCTTCGCAGGCAAAAATGTAAAGCATCCTTCTTTTTTACCGGACGATTTTATCGCAATCCTGAGTTTGGCTCATTGGTTAAAAGGTTGAAAGCAAATGGGCATTATTTAGGTTCGCACTCTGATGCGCATTTATTGTATTGCGACTGGAAGAAAAGGGACAGCTTGCTGGTTAGCAAAGAGCAGTTTATTGCAGACCTTAATAAGAGTTTTGCAACGATGGACTCATTGGGGATTGATAAAAATAAGGCCCTTTATTATTTACCTCCCTATGAATGGTATAATAAAACTATAGCCAATTGGACACATGAACAGGGGTTAACGTTGATTAACTTTTCTCCCGGAACAAGGTCAGCAGCAGATTATACCTGGCCACAACTCGGCAAACAGTACCAAACTGCTGATAAAATTTATAAGTCAATAATGGATAAAGAAAAAGTGGATGGTTTAAATGGTTTTATCCTCTTGTTACATGTTGGAACTGATAGTAGAAGAACAGATAAGTTTTATGATCTGCTTGAAAAGCTGATTTTGGAGTTGAAAAACAAAAACTATCAATTCGTTTGCATTGATGAGTTACTCAATTAA
- a CDS encoding outer membrane protein assembly factor BamB family protein, whose translation MNFRKCISLLLVLTALNVACFGQNAFKFAFVTDTHVGNGTGADDLRRTVQDINANPSLAFVVVTGDVTEFGADHELKLAKQILDSLNKKYYVIPGNHDANWSESGSNTFKTVFGAETFSFIHEGYLFAATSSGPNMRMSPGQIPRENVVWLDSVLKNMKNAEMPVIYLNHYPQDDGQNNWYEAINRLKKRNTQLILCGHGHNNHKYNFENIPGVMGRSNLRAKDSIGGYNVVTIKDGIATFEERKPIVQTQKQWLEVPLVNHHFSKDTTRFPRPSFAVNSTNSGLKVVWEFQDRSDVGAGIAVTKDLLIAVNTSGDIYALNKKTGKVKWTFTSNGKIYSTPAVEGNYLVVGSSNHKIYGLNVTTGKLIWTVQAEKAVVASPVIKDQVAYIGASDGHFRAIDIKTGNVVWDFDQVKGFVVTKPLIYDGKIYFGCWANDFYALDLKTGQQVWKWNNGATNRMFSPAACYPVATGGRVFIVAPDRYMTSLNSTTGEVIWRKQMKDVRARESMGLSKDSSLVYIKTMDGQLYGVSTKADSMEISWKSALQLPYELAPSAIVENNNIVYVPSHSGTAYAVDRNSGAVLWQYKVSNSLVNTITPIDDKKAIVSTMDGKITCLEYTR comes from the coding sequence ATGAATTTCAGAAAGTGTATTTCCCTGTTATTGGTATTAACAGCATTAAATGTTGCATGTTTCGGTCAAAATGCGTTTAAGTTTGCATTTGTAACCGACACTCATGTTGGTAATGGAACAGGTGCAGATGACCTGCGTCGTACTGTACAAGATATTAATGCTAATCCTTCTTTAGCTTTTGTAGTCGTAACCGGTGATGTTACTGAGTTTGGTGCCGACCATGAATTAAAACTTGCTAAGCAAATACTAGATAGCCTTAATAAAAAATACTATGTGATTCCTGGTAATCATGATGCCAATTGGTCAGAGAGTGGAAGTAACACTTTTAAAACCGTTTTTGGTGCTGAAACATTTTCATTTATTCACGAAGGTTATTTATTCGCCGCAACAAGTTCAGGTCCAAATATGAGAATGAGCCCAGGACAAATTCCTCGCGAAAATGTTGTATGGCTTGATTCTGTACTTAAAAACATGAAAAATGCCGAAATGCCTGTAATCTATCTGAACCATTATCCACAAGACGATGGTCAGAATAACTGGTATGAGGCCATTAACCGTCTTAAGAAAAGAAATACGCAGTTAATCCTGTGTGGTCACGGACATAATAATCATAAATACAATTTTGAGAATATCCCGGGTGTAATGGGCCGTTCTAACCTCCGTGCAAAAGACAGTATTGGCGGTTATAATGTGGTAACCATTAAGGACGGAATTGCAACTTTCGAAGAAAGAAAACCAATAGTACAAACTCAAAAACAATGGCTGGAGGTTCCATTGGTTAATCATCACTTCAGCAAAGATACCACTCGATTTCCTCGTCCTTCTTTCGCTGTAAATTCAACCAATAGTGGATTGAAAGTAGTTTGGGAGTTCCAGGATAGGAGTGATGTCGGTGCAGGAATCGCAGTTACTAAAGATCTCTTGATCGCAGTAAATACCAGTGGCGACATTTATGCATTAAATAAGAAAACCGGTAAAGTAAAATGGACTTTTACCAGCAATGGTAAAATATACTCTACTCCAGCAGTTGAAGGCAATTATTTAGTGGTAGGTTCTTCAAATCATAAGATCTATGGACTGAATGTGACTACCGGAAAACTGATCTGGACAGTGCAGGCTGAAAAGGCTGTTGTGGCTTCGCCGGTTATAAAAGATCAGGTGGCTTATATCGGAGCTTCTGACGGACATTTCAGAGCCATTGATATCAAGACCGGAAATGTTGTTTGGGATTTTGACCAGGTTAAAGGATTTGTGGTTACAAAACCATTGATCTATGACGGTAAAATCTATTTTGGGTGTTGGGCTAACGATTTTTACGCCCTGGATCTAAAAACAGGTCAACAAGTGTGGAAATGGAACAATGGTGCTACTAACCGGATGTTTTCGCCTGCTGCATGTTATCCTGTAGCTACCGGCGGTAGAGTGTTTATTGTTGCTCCTGATCGATACATGACTTCATTAAATTCAACTACAGGTGAAGTTATCTGGAGAAAGCAAATGAAAGATGTACGCGCTCGTGAATCGATGGGCCTTTCAAAAGACAGCTCATTGGTTTACATCAAAACAATGGATGGTCAATTATATGGAGTTTCAACCAAAGCTGATTCAATGGAAATTAGTTGGAAATCGGCATTACAGTTACCTTATGAATTGGCACCATCTGCAATTGTTGAGAATAACAACATTGTTTATGTGCCAAGTCATTCCGGAACGGCTTATGCAGTTGACAGAAACTCTGGTGCTGTTTTATGGCAGTACAAAGTGTCTAATTCATTAGTCAATACTATTACCCCTATAGATGATAAAAAGGCCATTGTAAGTACAATGGACGGTAAAATTACCTGTCTTGAATATACACGATAG
- a CDS encoding glycoside hydrolase family 9 protein, with amino-acid sequence MNSTKTALLLMLFLIASSFKFESPSAWIRINQLGYTPSSVKVAVWVSLSDESISSFELIDAVSNQVVFTNKTGKAFGSYGPFKQSYRLNFTSFKQSGSYYLKSGSIKSPVFKIDNDVYKGTADFALRYMRQQRSGFNPYLKDSCHVYDGYTMYGPMPDSTRIDVSGGWHDASDYLQYATTSANATYHLLAAYRDFPTVFSDQHAANGLEGKNGVADILDEAKWGIDWLLKLHPREDWLFNQLADDRDHQGMRLPTEDNVDYGVGKGKGRPVYFATGNPQGLGKYKNRATGVASTAGKFASAFALASQLYKEKNDSLSRLLLNKSLSAYQLGIKKPGVCQTAPNLAPYFYEEDNWTDDMELGAAALYQLTGNNKYYSDSWNYSLQEKVTPWMGADTARHYQWYPFHNFGHFELTKLVAAKNKKTLIGYYKLGIEKVFEKAKKNAFYRGIPFIWCSNNLTTSFAIQCSLYEKLSGDKSFNELEQANFDWLLGCNPWGTSMVFGLPEHGDTPVDPHSAFTHLHQFPIDGGLVDGPVYGAIYKSLKGIRLFQPDEYELFQSDLVVYHDDYGDYSTNEPTMDGTASLIYLFASKEYGSPEVSKRKK; translated from the coding sequence ATGAACTCAACAAAAACCGCACTATTATTGATGCTATTTCTGATCGCATCATCATTCAAATTTGAAAGCCCTTCCGCTTGGATAAGGATCAATCAATTAGGTTATACACCCTCAAGCGTTAAAGTGGCAGTGTGGGTTAGTCTATCTGATGAAAGTATCAGTAGTTTTGAACTGATCGATGCTGTGAGTAATCAAGTGGTTTTTACCAATAAGACTGGCAAAGCATTTGGCTCTTACGGACCGTTTAAGCAGTCTTACCGATTAAATTTTACTTCATTTAAACAATCGGGAAGCTATTATTTGAAATCGGGCTCAATTAAGTCTCCGGTTTTTAAAATCGATAATGATGTTTACAAAGGTACGGCCGATTTTGCTCTACGGTACATGCGACAACAGCGTAGTGGTTTTAATCCATATTTGAAAGATTCATGTCATGTGTATGATGGCTATACCATGTATGGTCCAATGCCCGATTCTACAAGAATTGATGTGTCTGGTGGATGGCATGATGCTTCCGACTATTTACAATATGCTACTACTTCTGCCAATGCCACTTATCATTTGTTGGCTGCTTACCGAGATTTTCCAACTGTTTTTTCTGATCAGCATGCAGCAAACGGACTTGAAGGAAAGAATGGTGTGGCAGATATTCTTGACGAAGCAAAGTGGGGTATTGATTGGTTGTTGAAATTGCATCCGCGCGAAGATTGGTTATTTAATCAATTAGCAGACGACAGAGATCATCAAGGGATGCGATTACCTACGGAAGATAATGTGGATTATGGGGTAGGCAAGGGTAAAGGGCGGCCGGTTTATTTTGCTACAGGAAACCCTCAGGGTTTAGGTAAATACAAAAACAGAGCAACCGGAGTAGCTTCTACTGCCGGCAAGTTTGCAAGTGCATTTGCATTAGCATCACAACTCTACAAAGAAAAAAATGACTCTTTGAGCCGACTGTTATTAAATAAATCACTTTCCGCTTATCAATTAGGTATTAAAAAACCAGGTGTTTGTCAAACCGCACCCAATCTGGCTCCTTATTTTTATGAAGAGGATAACTGGACGGATGACATGGAGCTTGGTGCTGCGGCTTTATACCAACTTACGGGCAACAATAAGTATTATAGTGATTCTTGGAATTACAGTTTGCAGGAAAAGGTTACACCGTGGATGGGTGCTGATACTGCTCGTCATTATCAATGGTATCCATTCCATAATTTCGGTCATTTTGAATTAACAAAGCTTGTAGCTGCAAAAAACAAGAAAACACTGATTGGTTATTATAAATTAGGTATTGAAAAAGTATTTGAAAAGGCTAAGAAGAATGCCTTTTACAGAGGGATTCCATTTATATGGTGCTCTAATAATCTAACCACCTCTTTTGCTATACAGTGTTCTTTGTATGAAAAGTTAAGCGGCGACAAATCCTTTAATGAATTGGAGCAGGCGAATTTCGACTGGCTGCTTGGTTGTAACCCGTGGGGCACAAGTATGGTGTTTGGATTGCCTGAACACGGCGATACACCTGTAGACCCACATTCTGCTTTTACACATTTACATCAATTTCCTATTGACGGAGGTTTGGTTGATGGTCCCGTTTACGGAGCTATTTATAAAAGTTTAAAAGGTATTAGGCTATTTCAACCTGATGAATACGAACTATTTCAGTCCGATTTGGTAGTTTATCATGATGATTATGGCGATTACAGTACCAATGAACCAACAATGGACGGAACGGCTTCATTAATTTATCTATTTGCATCAAAAGAATATGGATCACCGGAGGTATCCAAAAGAAAAAAGTAA
- a CDS encoding SusC/RagA family TonB-linked outer membrane protein, with protein MNKRLLLFLLSFVFFSVQALAQKKTITGKVTSAEDGTSLTGVSVVIKNTNAGISTDVDGNYSIKAEKGQILIFSYYGAITQEKIIGTENVINVKMVSDTKVLDEVVVVGYGTQKKANLTGAVATIDPKMLESRPITDVARGLQGAVPGLTITTATGDLGTNPSIKLRGLVGSVNMGTTGPQPLILVDNVEIPNLSLINPEDIATLSVLKDAASTSIYGARGAWGVILITTKSGKKGSPSRITYSNNVAWATPTKTPTMASAADNAQASFTAFQRVNPDTKSFGVIGYTIDEASIAKMREWDAQYKGQNLGDEMVMGRDFDIINEKLFFYRSWDAGNMYMRDWTPTQKHDLNISGGSENTSYNIGLGYLGQEGVLKVNPDSYNRYNMSVGVNTTVNKWLDARGKIMFTNAKTSTPFSYSSTAYGPWYYLYRWPANYPYGTYEGKPFRGTIAEVSQADMDVTKDVLSRISIGGTLKPVKDLTIDMDYTYTNTNMNLHQVGKPTYAYDFWSFNGKALDYKNYQSVSYDKVREYEYLTENNTGKIYATYNYKLTKDHVFKGMLGSDIEKFVSKDMSANRRNMLHPDYGSIPLTTGDQSVEEYSSWRNSEWTTIGFFGRINYAYKDKYLLEVNGRYDGSSRFPVNDLWAFFPSTSVGYVISQEPFMESAQSVVSFLKVRGSYGSVGNQSVGAYRFLRALRPKTTTWITNGNNVPTVYAPNNVSPTLSWETVTTLDIGVDARFLNDKLGFTFDWYQRTTSDMVTMGATLPATYGADVASRNFGELQGRGWEFAVDFNHTFENGLRLTAQATLADGQERITKFANLNKTLPNAMGSYAINANTGTSYYEGMKVGEIWGYETERYFTVDDFKGQDAGGKWIYKEGVPKQDVLQSGNFYYGPGDIKYKDLNGDGVINFGGNTLDDHGDKKVIGNSTPRYQYGLKLGAAWKGFDLDVYFQGVGKRDLWASGNIVVPGFRAGEGWYDYQMDYWTPENQDAYYPRPIDYGSAGNKWNFEPQTKYLLDMSYLRMKNLTLGYTLDQKFAERVKVQKVRFYLTGENLLTFDNLNVPIDPEIDFSTGQLGDSSGAGFGRSYPYRKTISVGLQVTF; from the coding sequence ATGAATAAAAGACTACTCTTGTTCTTACTGAGTTTTGTCTTTTTCTCTGTGCAAGCCCTTGCCCAGAAGAAAACAATAACCGGTAAAGTAACTTCGGCTGAAGATGGCACATCTCTGACCGGGGTTTCCGTTGTCATTAAGAATACCAATGCGGGTATTTCAACAGATGTGGATGGAAATTATTCCATAAAGGCTGAAAAAGGTCAAATTTTGATCTTTTCCTACTATGGTGCCATTACTCAAGAAAAAATTATTGGTACTGAAAACGTTATTAATGTAAAAATGGTAAGCGATACTAAGGTATTGGATGAAGTGGTGGTAGTTGGCTACGGTACTCAAAAGAAAGCTAACCTAACCGGGGCAGTTGCAACTATTGACCCTAAAATGTTGGAGTCAAGACCAATTACTGATGTTGCCCGTGGTTTACAAGGAGCGGTTCCGGGCTTAACCATTACCACAGCAACAGGTGACTTGGGTACTAATCCAAGTATTAAATTACGTGGTCTTGTAGGTTCAGTAAATATGGGCACAACAGGTCCTCAGCCATTGATATTGGTGGATAACGTTGAAATTCCGAATCTTTCGCTGATAAACCCTGAAGATATTGCGACACTTTCGGTACTGAAAGATGCCGCATCGACATCAATTTATGGTGCCAGAGGTGCCTGGGGTGTAATTTTGATCACTACTAAATCAGGTAAGAAAGGTTCGCCAAGCAGAATTACTTATTCCAATAATGTAGCATGGGCCACACCAACTAAAACGCCTACAATGGCTTCTGCAGCAGATAATGCACAAGCTTCTTTTACCGCTTTTCAAAGAGTAAATCCTGATACGAAATCATTCGGTGTTATCGGTTACACAATCGATGAGGCTTCAATTGCCAAAATGAGAGAATGGGATGCACAATACAAAGGACAAAATTTAGGTGATGAAATGGTAATGGGTCGTGACTTTGATATCATAAATGAAAAATTGTTTTTCTATCGTTCCTGGGATGCCGGAAATATGTATATGCGTGATTGGACGCCTACTCAAAAACATGATCTTAATATTTCAGGAGGAAGTGAAAATACGAGTTACAATATTGGATTGGGCTACCTCGGTCAAGAGGGGGTTTTAAAAGTAAATCCTGACAGCTATAATAGGTATAACATGTCTGTTGGTGTTAATACAACAGTTAATAAATGGCTGGATGCCAGAGGAAAGATCATGTTTACCAATGCAAAAACTTCTACTCCTTTTTCATATAGCAGTACAGCGTATGGCCCTTGGTATTATTTATATAGATGGCCTGCCAATTATCCTTACGGTACATACGAAGGTAAGCCATTCAGAGGCACTATTGCTGAGGTATCTCAGGCCGACATGGATGTTACTAAAGACGTACTTAGCCGTATATCAATCGGTGGAACTTTAAAACCTGTAAAAGATCTTACCATTGATATGGATTACACCTATACCAATACTAATATGAATTTGCATCAGGTGGGTAAACCTACTTATGCTTATGATTTTTGGTCGTTTAACGGAAAAGCACTGGATTATAAAAACTATCAAAGCGTATCATATGATAAGGTTAGGGAATATGAATACCTAACTGAGAATAATACAGGTAAAATCTATGCTACCTATAATTATAAATTAACAAAGGATCATGTTTTCAAAGGAATGTTGGGTAGTGATATTGAGAAATTTGTAAGTAAGGATATGTCAGCAAACCGTAGAAACATGTTGCATCCTGATTATGGTTCAATTCCACTGACAACCGGAGACCAGTCAGTAGAGGAGTATTCATCATGGAGAAATTCAGAATGGACTACGATCGGATTCTTTGGGCGTATTAATTATGCGTATAAAGATAAATACCTGTTAGAAGTAAACGGCAGGTATGATGGGTCGTCTCGTTTTCCGGTAAATGATTTATGGGCCTTTTTCCCTTCAACCTCTGTTGGATATGTTATCTCGCAAGAACCATTTATGGAATCAGCCCAGTCGGTGGTTTCATTTCTAAAAGTAAGAGGATCATATGGTTCGGTAGGAAATCAATCAGTAGGTGCCTATAGATTCTTAAGGGCATTGCGTCCTAAAACGACTACCTGGATTACTAATGGTAATAATGTGCCAACCGTTTATGCTCCAAACAATGTATCTCCGACACTTAGCTGGGAAACTGTAACTACTTTGGATATAGGTGTGGACGCTAGGTTCCTTAATGATAAATTAGGTTTTACATTTGATTGGTACCAACGTACTACCTCGGATATGGTTACGATGGGTGCAACTTTGCCTGCTACATATGGAGCTGATGTAGCTTCAAGAAACTTTGGAGAACTACAAGGTCGAGGATGGGAGTTTGCTGTGGACTTTAATCATACGTTTGAGAACGGCTTGCGTTTAACTGCTCAAGCTACTTTGGCAGATGGTCAGGAGCGTATAACAAAATTTGCGAACTTAAATAAAACCCTTCCTAATGCAATGGGTTCGTATGCCATTAATGCGAATACAGGAACATCTTATTATGAAGGTATGAAAGTTGGTGAAATATGGGGCTACGAAACAGAAAGATATTTTACAGTGGATGACTTTAAAGGGCAAGATGCAGGTGGAAAATGGATTTATAAAGAAGGTGTACCTAAGCAGGATGTTTTGCAGTCAGGTAACTTTTATTATGGCCCTGGCGATATCAAGTACAAAGATTTGAACGGAGACGGAGTTATTAATTTCGGTGGAAATACGCTTGATGATCACGGTGATAAAAAAGTGATTGGCAACTCAACACCTCGCTACCAGTACGGGTTAAAATTAGGTGCAGCCTGGAAAGGCTTTGACCTTGATGTTTATTTTCAAGGAGTTGGCAAGCGTGATCTGTGGGCCAGCGGTAACATCGTAGTTCCTGGATTCAGAGCAGGAGAAGGCTGGTATGATTATCAAATGGACTATTGGACACCTGAAAATCAGGATGCTTATTATCCTCGTCCTATTGATTATGGATCGGCTGGTAACAAATGGAATTTTGAGCCTCAAACCAAGTATTTGCTGGATATGTCGTACCTCCGGATGAAAAACCTGACACTAGGTTATACACTCGATCAAAAATTCGCCGAAAGGGTAAAAGTCCAAAAGGTACGTTTTTATTTAACTGGTGAAAACCTGTTGACATTTGACAACCTTAATGTTCCAATAGATCCAGAAATTGATTTTAGCACAGGACAACTTGGAGATTCATCAGGTGCTGGTTTTGGTCGCTCATATCCTTACCGGAAAACAATTTCAGTTGGTTTACAAGTAACTTTTTAA